One region of Mucilaginibacter sp. 14171R-50 genomic DNA includes:
- a CDS encoding copper-translocating P-type ATPase — MKNHDHHSKEHHHIEPANGHDHHAMSAEDDKKKGHDLHMEMAGHDHHAMMIADFRKRFYVVLALTVPVMLLSMQIQQWLHLDISFTGSPYLLFALASAVFVYGGWPFLTGWLSEMKDKNPGMMTLIGFAITVAYTYSAATVFGLKGMDFFWELTTLILIMLLGHWIEMRSVAGASRELELLVQLMPAEAHLIDGKNTTEVKTDSLKTGDLILIKPGEKIPADGIIADGESYLNESMLTGESTPVQKSTGQEVIAGAVNGNGSLRVKVTHSGEDSYLSKVITLVKNAQDAKSNTQLLADKAAKWLTIIALVAGIGTFAFWLADGKDLAFAMERMVTVIVICCPHALGLAVPLVVAKSTSLSAQHGLLIKNRTAFENARKITTIVFDKTGTLTVGKFEVSKVVALNKGINENELIRLASALEQNSEHPIAAGILQKVKDLKITIPGAENFKAITGQGVEASVERKNLSVVSPGYLTEKKIKLPDDFTANDTETVVFVLIENELAGYIALSDEIRPESAEAIKTLKAENIKSTLLTGDNQKVAASVSKTLGMDSFMAEVLPHQKLEKIKELQGKGEFVAMTGDGVNDAPALAQADIGIAVGSGSDIAAETAGIVLVNSNPKDIVSLILFGKSTYRKMIQNLAWATGYNVVALPLAAGVLYNQGIVLSPAAGAILMTVSTVVVAINASMLKVKA; from the coding sequence ATGAAAAATCACGATCATCATTCAAAGGAGCATCATCACATAGAACCAGCCAATGGACATGACCACCATGCAATGTCAGCCGAGGACGATAAAAAAAAAGGCCATGATCTGCATATGGAGATGGCCGGCCATGACCATCACGCGATGATGATCGCCGATTTCAGGAAGCGGTTTTACGTGGTATTGGCGTTGACCGTTCCGGTGATGTTATTATCGATGCAAATTCAGCAATGGCTACATCTCGACATCAGTTTTACAGGTTCACCGTACCTGCTTTTTGCTTTAGCATCTGCCGTATTCGTTTACGGCGGCTGGCCGTTTCTAACAGGCTGGCTGAGCGAGATGAAGGATAAAAATCCCGGTATGATGACCCTGATCGGGTTTGCGATTACCGTTGCCTATACCTACAGCGCAGCGACCGTATTTGGCTTGAAAGGGATGGATTTCTTTTGGGAGCTGACCACGTTGATCCTGATTATGCTCTTAGGGCACTGGATCGAAATGCGGTCCGTCGCCGGGGCATCGCGGGAACTGGAGCTGTTGGTACAGTTGATGCCTGCCGAGGCGCATTTGATCGATGGGAAAAATACAACCGAAGTTAAAACCGATAGTCTAAAGACGGGGGATTTGATACTGATCAAACCTGGAGAAAAAATTCCAGCTGACGGCATTATTGCGGATGGAGAAAGTTACCTCAACGAATCCATGCTGACGGGAGAATCCACCCCGGTTCAAAAATCAACGGGCCAGGAAGTTATCGCAGGCGCTGTAAATGGTAACGGTTCATTACGGGTAAAAGTGACCCACAGCGGCGAAGATTCCTATTTATCTAAAGTTATCACCCTGGTTAAAAATGCACAGGACGCCAAATCCAATACGCAGCTATTAGCCGATAAAGCGGCAAAATGGCTGACCATCATTGCCCTGGTTGCAGGCATCGGTACTTTTGCTTTCTGGTTGGCAGACGGCAAGGATCTGGCTTTTGCCATGGAAAGAATGGTTACGGTTATCGTGATCTGCTGTCCGCATGCTTTAGGGCTTGCCGTTCCGCTCGTAGTCGCAAAATCCACCTCGCTATCTGCTCAGCACGGTTTGTTGATTAAAAACAGGACTGCATTTGAGAATGCGCGAAAAATCACCACCATTGTATTTGATAAAACAGGAACACTTACCGTAGGCAAATTTGAGGTATCCAAAGTGGTTGCGCTAAATAAAGGCATAAACGAGAATGAACTCATTCGACTGGCCTCCGCCTTAGAGCAAAACTCAGAACACCCGATTGCTGCCGGTATCCTGCAAAAGGTAAAAGATCTGAAGATCACTATCCCCGGGGCAGAAAATTTTAAGGCCATAACCGGTCAGGGAGTGGAAGCGAGTGTGGAGCGCAAAAACCTATCAGTAGTTAGTCCCGGTTATTTAACGGAAAAAAAGATCAAACTGCCCGATGATTTTACAGCAAATGATACAGAAACCGTAGTATTTGTACTAATCGAAAATGAATTAGCAGGATACATTGCGTTATCCGACGAGATACGTCCTGAATCGGCAGAAGCCATTAAAACCTTAAAAGCAGAAAATATCAAATCCACACTGCTTACCGGAGATAATCAAAAAGTTGCCGCAAGTGTGAGTAAAACTTTGGGCATGGATAGTTTTATGGCCGAAGTATTGCCGCATCAGAAATTGGAGAAAATAAAGGAATTGCAGGGCAAAGGTGAGTTTGTAGCGATGACCGGAGACGGTGTGAATGATGCTCCTGCGCTGGCCCAGGCAGATATTGGTATCGCGGTGGGTTCCGGTAGCGATATTGCGGCAGAAACTGCGGGGATCGTCCTGGTAAATAGTAACCCCAAAGATATCGTCAGTTTGATCCTTTTTGGTAAATCGACCTATCGTAAAATGATACAGAACCTGGCCTGGGCAACTGGCTACAATGTGGTCGCCTTGCCGCTGGCCGCCGGTGTGCTGTATAACCAGGGGATTGTATTAAGCCCGGCAGCAGGGGCTATATTAATGACGGTCAGCACGGTGGTTGTTGCGATCAATGCCAGTATGTTGAAAGTAAAAGCTTAG